One window from the genome of Saimiri boliviensis isolate mSaiBol1 chromosome 2, mSaiBol1.pri, whole genome shotgun sequence encodes:
- the LOC101052241 gene encoding short transmembrane mitochondrial protein 1-like encodes MLQFLLGFTLGNVVGMYLAQNYDIPNLAKKCEEIKKDLDAKKKPPSS; translated from the coding sequence ATGCTCCAGTTCCTGCTTGGATTTACTTTGGGCAATGTGGTTGGAATGTATCTGGCTCAGAACTATGACATACCAAACCTTgctaaaaaatgtgaagaaattaaaaaggaccTGGATGCCAAGAAGAAACCCCCTAGTTCATGA